From Bacteroidota bacterium, a single genomic window includes:
- a CDS encoding ATP-binding cassette domain-containing protein — protein sequence MITVADLRIQFGKKVLFQEVNMKFTAGNCYGIIGANGAGKSTLLKVIAGEMDATSGHISMGSGERMSVLSQDHFAFDECSVLNTVLKGHSQMWALMQEKDKLYAKTEFTDADGMKAAELEEKFADMDGWNAENDAATLLSNLGIKEKFHDTLMSEMSGKQKVRVLLAQALFGKPDNLLLDEPTNDLDLETVVWLESYLANFENTVLVVSHDRHFLDAISTHTVDIDFGEVKMFAGNYTFWYQSSQLALRQQQTQNKKAEEKKKELQEFIQRFSANVAKSKQATSRKKMIEKLNIEDIQPSTRKYPGIIFKPEREAGDVILEVSGLSASMDGKVLFKDVEFNAAKGEKIVFLSRDPRAMTAFFEIINDKKEADSGTYTWGQTITHAYLPIDNAEFFKSKLSLFDWLSQFTPETSEPYIRGYLGKMLFAGEDIYKKVSVLSGGEKMRCMISKMMLANANVLILDTPTNHLDLESIQAFNNNLSKYPGNVFMSSHDHEFIQSVCNRIIELTPNGIIDRVMEYDHYIVDEAVQEKRAKLYAE from the coding sequence ATGATTACAGTTGCAGATTTAAGAATACAGTTTGGTAAAAAAGTATTGTTTCAGGAAGTAAACATGAAGTTTACTGCCGGAAATTGTTATGGAATAATAGGTGCAAATGGAGCGGGCAAATCAACCCTCCTTAAAGTTATTGCCGGAGAAATGGATGCCACATCAGGGCATATTTCTATGGGAAGTGGTGAGCGGATGTCTGTTTTAAGCCAGGATCACTTTGCCTTTGATGAATGTAGTGTACTCAATACTGTTTTGAAAGGACATTCACAAATGTGGGCTCTCATGCAAGAGAAAGATAAACTCTATGCAAAAACAGAATTCACAGATGCAGATGGAATGAAAGCGGCAGAATTAGAAGAGAAATTTGCAGACATGGATGGATGGAATGCTGAAAACGATGCAGCCACCTTGCTGAGTAACTTGGGAATCAAAGAAAAGTTTCACGATACTTTAATGAGTGAAATGAGCGGTAAACAAAAAGTTAGGGTATTATTGGCTCAGGCACTTTTTGGCAAACCAGATAATTTGTTATTGGATGAGCCAACAAACGATTTGGATCTCGAAACAGTTGTGTGGCTGGAAAGCTATTTGGCAAATTTTGAAAATACAGTTTTGGTTGTTTCGCACGACAGACACTTTTTAGATGCTATCAGTACACATACAGTGGATATTGACTTTGGCGAAGTGAAAATGTTTGCAGGAAACTACACATTTTGGTATCAAAGTAGTCAATTAGCATTGAGACAGCAACAAACACAAAATAAAAAGGCTGAAGAAAAAAAGAAAGAGCTGCAAGAGTTTATCCAGCGATTCAGTGCGAATGTGGCTAAATCCAAGCAAGCAACAAGTCGTAAAAAGATGATAGAAAAGTTGAATATTGAAGATATTCAACCCTCTACAAGAAAATATCCGGGAATAATTTTTAAACCAGAGCGAGAGGCTGGAGATGTTATTCTTGAGGTAAGCGGTTTAAGTGCCAGTATGGATGGCAAAGTTTTGTTCAAGGATGTTGAGTTTAACGCTGCAAAGGGGGAGAAGATTGTATTTCTTTCCAGAGATCCAAGAGCAATGACTGCTTTTTTCGAAATCATAAATGACAAGAAAGAGGCTGACTCAGGAACATATACCTGGGGACAAACCATTACACATGCCTATCTGCCAATAGATAATGCAGAGTTTTTTAAGAGTAAATTAAGCTTATTCGACTGGCTTAGTCAGTTTACACCTGAAACTTCCGAACCTTATATCAGAGGGTATTTAGGTAAAATGCTTTTTGCAGGAGAAGATATTTACAAAAAGGTGAGTGTGCTTTCAGGAGGCGAAAAAATGCGTTGCATGATTTCAAAAATGATGCTTGCTAATGCCAATGTCTTGATATTGGACACACCAACAAATCATTTGGATTTGGAGTCAATACAGGCTTTCAACAACAATCTTTCAAAGTACCCGGGCAATGTTTTCATGTCCTCACATGATCATGAATTTATTCAATCAGTTTGTAATCGCATAATTGAATTAACACCCAATGGCATTATAGATAGAGTGATGGAGTATGATCATTATATTGTTGATGAAGCTGTACAGGAGAAAAGAGCAAAACTTTATGCTGAGTAG
- a CDS encoding radical SAM protein, whose translation MKDILFITPPFTQLNTPYPATAYLKGFFNTKKISSFQMDLGIEAILSLYSDKGLPQMFSFAFEKKTINTKNAKKIYRSRAKYLASINEVVEFLQGKNDTIISKILSGKLLPQASRFSHLEANEWALEEMELQDKAKYLATLYLEDLSDFIKECVDEKFGFSRYAEKIAMSANSFDSLNNLLTQATSYIDEIALTILDQKLKTIQPKLVCISVPFPGNLYSAFRCAQYIKSGFPHIKIAMGGGFPNTELRNVTDPRVFDYIDFITLDDGELPIELLLAKVLNPENNSLKRTLLGENGKVIYNNSSVKNDYKQAELGTPDYSDLLLDRYISVIEIANPMHSLWSDGRWIKLTMAHGCYWAKCTFCDTSLDYIRLYEPSNAKLLVDRMEQLIEQTGENGFHFVDEAAPPILMKKLALEIIKRELDVVWWTNVRFEKSFNADLCDLLHQSGCIAVSGGLEVASERLLKLINKGVTVEQVAQVTRNFTDSGIMVHAYLMYGYPSQTVQETIDSLEMVRQLFELDLIQSAFWHQFALTAHSPIGKNPTQYGITVESTESTFAYNDVQFSDKTAIDHEQFGFGLRKSLYNYMHASCFEFPLQEWFDFKIPETTIPNDFIERSL comes from the coding sequence ATGAAAGATATCCTTTTCATCACACCTCCTTTTACTCAACTTAATACCCCCTATCCGGCAACAGCCTATTTGAAAGGTTTTTTTAACACAAAAAAAATCAGTTCATTCCAAATGGATTTGGGTATAGAAGCAATACTGTCTCTATATTCCGACAAAGGACTGCCGCAAATGTTTTCATTTGCATTTGAGAAGAAAACAATAAATACAAAAAATGCCAAGAAGATTTATCGTTCTCGAGCAAAATATTTGGCATCAATTAATGAAGTAGTAGAGTTCCTACAAGGAAAAAATGATACAATAATCTCGAAAATTCTATCTGGAAAACTCCTCCCTCAAGCATCTCGCTTTTCACATCTAGAGGCAAATGAATGGGCTTTAGAAGAAATGGAATTGCAGGACAAGGCGAAGTATCTTGCAACTTTATATCTGGAGGATCTTTCTGATTTCATAAAAGAATGTGTTGATGAAAAATTTGGTTTTAGTCGCTATGCAGAAAAAATTGCGATGAGTGCTAATTCCTTTGATAGCTTAAACAATCTATTAACACAAGCAACATCTTATATTGATGAAATTGCACTAACTATTCTTGACCAAAAACTAAAAACAATTCAACCGAAATTAGTTTGTATATCAGTACCCTTTCCGGGCAATCTTTATAGTGCTTTTCGCTGTGCACAATATATAAAGTCCGGCTTTCCCCACATCAAAATAGCAATGGGAGGAGGCTTTCCGAATACAGAGCTAAGAAATGTAACTGATCCCCGGGTTTTCGATTATATTGATTTTATCACCCTCGATGATGGAGAGCTGCCAATTGAGTTGTTATTAGCAAAGGTTTTAAATCCGGAAAACAATAGCTTGAAGAGAACATTATTAGGGGAAAATGGCAAAGTTATCTACAACAACAGCTCCGTCAAAAATGATTACAAACAGGCAGAATTGGGTACTCCAGATTATTCAGACTTATTGCTTGATCGCTATATTTCGGTTATTGAAATTGCCAACCCAATGCATAGCCTGTGGAGTGATGGAAGATGGATTAAATTAACAATGGCTCATGGCTGCTATTGGGCAAAATGTACTTTTTGCGACACTTCATTAGATTATATAAGATTGTATGAACCATCAAATGCAAAATTATTAGTCGACCGGATGGAACAGCTAATTGAGCAAACAGGAGAAAATGGTTTTCATTTTGTTGATGAAGCAGCCCCTCCCATTTTAATGAAGAAACTCGCCCTTGAAATTATTAAAAGAGAATTGGATGTTGTTTGGTGGACAAATGTTCGTTTTGAAAAAAGTTTTAATGCAGACCTGTGTGACCTCCTTCATCAGTCAGGCTGTATAGCTGTTTCAGGTGGTTTGGAAGTAGCCTCCGAACGATTGCTGAAACTAATTAATAAGGGCGTTACAGTTGAGCAGGTTGCACAGGTGACAAGAAACTTTACGGATTCAGGAATTATGGTTCACGCCTATTTAATGTATGGCTATCCTAGTCAAACGGTTCAGGAAACAATCGACAGCCTTGAAATGGTCAGGCAATTATTTGAGCTTGATCTAATTCAGTCGGCATTTTGGCATCAATTTGCCTTAACGGCTCATAGCCCTATTGGCAAAAATCCTACGCAATATGGAATTACAGTTGAAAGCACAGAAAGCACCTTTGCTTACAATGATGTGCAGTTTAGCGATAAAACAGCAATTGATCACGAGCAGTTTGGTTTTGGGTTAAGGAAATCGCTATACAACTATATGCATGCCAGCTGTTTCGAATTTCCTTTGCAAGAATGGTTTGATTTTAAGATTCCAGAAACAACAATTCCAAATGATTTTATTGAAAGAAGTTTATGA
- a CDS encoding DUF3144 domain-containing protein: protein MVNDQKKYSRHEMADMFIKIANDLTEDESVERISSAFLYAAARFNAFEAASKSKHLKKDKEDVMQWFIKEYQRMLDVNIDEYVESLGKSNYHPN, encoded by the coding sequence ATGGTAAACGATCAAAAGAAATATAGTCGACATGAAATGGCCGATATGTTTATCAAAATAGCTAATGATTTAACAGAGGATGAGTCTGTTGAGCGTATCAGTTCTGCTTTTTTGTATGCAGCAGCTCGCTTTAATGCCTTTGAGGCTGCCTCAAAATCCAAGCACTTGAAAAAAGACAAAGAAGATGTGATGCAATGGTTTATCAAGGAATATCAGCGCATGTTAGATGTCAACATAGATGAATATGTAGAGTCGCTTGGAAAAAGCAATTACCATCCTAATTAA
- a CDS encoding LD-carboxypeptidase, with the protein MIIPAYLKAGDKVGIVSPAGKVPKEQVLKAIKTLESWGLEVLLGKHVFGQHFQYASYDENRLSDFQYMLDDNGIKAILCSRGGYGSIRIIDQLDFAKLNQHPKWLIGFSDISLLHAHINHNMHICSIHGPMTHTLAAYPDDESSLNLKKALFGEHLSYVVPFNLYNRRGEAGGQLIGGNLAILTSLLGSNADFNPKGKILFIEEIGEYVYRIDRMMWSLKRAGKLKGLAGLIVGQFTDIKDNNNPFGQSVHEIISEHVKDYNFPVCFGFPAGHEDINQPILLGKEYRLSVNNMRTRLE; encoded by the coding sequence ATGATTATTCCAGCCTATTTAAAAGCCGGTGATAAAGTCGGAATTGTTTCTCCTGCCGGAAAAGTGCCCAAAGAACAAGTTTTGAAAGCGATTAAAACTCTTGAAAGCTGGGGGCTTGAGGTGCTTTTGGGAAAGCATGTGTTTGGACAGCATTTTCAATATGCATCCTATGATGAAAATCGTCTTTCCGATTTCCAATACATGCTTGATGATAATGGAATAAAGGCCATTTTATGTTCCCGAGGAGGTTATGGTTCCATACGCATTATTGATCAACTTGATTTTGCCAAGCTTAATCAACATCCTAAATGGTTGATCGGATTCAGTGATATTAGCTTACTTCATGCACATATTAATCACAATATGCATATTTGTAGCATTCATGGCCCCATGACTCATACGCTTGCTGCATACCCTGATGACGAATCAAGTCTTAATTTAAAGAAAGCTCTTTTTGGTGAACATTTGTCGTATGTAGTTCCATTTAATCTTTACAATAGAAGAGGTGAAGCTGGTGGACAACTCATTGGAGGAAATCTTGCCATATTAACGAGTTTACTTGGAAGTAATGCGGATTTTAATCCCAAAGGCAAAATTCTGTTTATCGAAGAAATTGGTGAATATGTATACCGCATCGACCGAATGATGTGGAGCTTGAAGCGCGCAGGAAAGCTTAAAGGTTTGGCGGGACTAATTGTTGGACAGTTTACTGACATCAAAGACAATAATAATCCTTTTGGACAATCCGTTCATGAGATTATTTCTGAACACGTGAAAGACTATAATTTTCCAGTTTGCTTCGGATTTCCTGCTGGCCATGAAGATATTAACCAACCAATTCTGCTTGGAAAAGAGTATCGACTATCCGTAAATAATATGCGCACTCGCCTAGAATAG